One window of Nymphaea colorata isolate Beijing-Zhang1983 chromosome 1, ASM883128v2, whole genome shotgun sequence genomic DNA carries:
- the LOC116267532 gene encoding U-box domain-containing protein 1 yields the protein MGTRRRTVRSLVAKLTRAATPDREQAEAVAELRLLSKVDGGSGGGNADGDDYRLAIAEEGAIPFLVGALRSEDATLQENAITTLLNLSTLAPNRELIMSARGLSDAILHVLRFGATSSAVRNAAATVYSLLIDEPFRPILGSKPEIVSAVVDLLRSPDAGPMTTKDALRALFVMALYPLNRPKLVDSGVVPALFSLLISSPIAGIVDDATAVAAQVAGCTESLDAFRAVSGIRVLVALLESGSGRAKENAASALLNLARCGGDEAVREILTVDSVVAAATDLVDVGSERARSKASALLSILGVQDILHPLSDGSNY from the coding sequence ATGGGAACCAGGCGCCGGACGGTGAGGTCTCTGGTGGCGAAGCTGACGAGGGCCGCCACTCCTGACCGCGAGCAGGCGGAGGCTGTCGCGGAGCTTCGTCTCCTCTCGAAGGTCGACGGTGGCAGCGGCGGAGGTAACGCCGACGGAGACGACTACCGCCTCGCCATCGCCGAAGAGGGAGCGATCCCTTTCCTCGTCGGCGCCCTCCGGAGCGAAGACGCTACCCTTCAGGAGAACGCCATCACCACGCTCCTCAACCTCTCCACCCTCGCCCCTAATCGCGAGCTTATCATGTCTGCCCGCGGCCTCTCTGACGCCATCCTACACGTTCTCCGCTTTGGCGCCACCTCCTCGGCCGTCCGCAACGCTGCTGCCACCGTCTACAGCCTCCTGATCGACGAACCCTTCCGCCCGATACTCGGCAGCAAGCCGGAAATTGTTTCCGCCGTCGTCGACCTCCTTCGCTCGCCAGACGCCGGCCCAATGACCACCAAGGACGCCCTCAGGGCTCTCTTCGTCATGGCCCTCTACCCTCTCAACCGCCCCAAATTGGTAGACTCCGGCGTTGTTCCCGCGCTCTTCTCCCTCCTAATTTCTTCGCCGATTGCCGGAATCGTTGACGACGCAACCGCCGTGGCAGCGCAGGTGGCTGGGTGCACCGAAAGCCTCGACGCGTTCAGGGCGGTCTCTGGGATCAGGGTTCTGGTCGCCTTGCTGGAGAGCGGGTCCGGCAGGGCGAAGGAAAACGCTGCGTCTGCTCTACTCAACTTGGCCCGTTGCGGCGGAGATGAAGCTGTGCGGGAGATCCTAACCGTCGACTCCGTCGTTGCCGCAGCCACCGATCTCGTTGATGTTGGGAGCGAGAGGGCCAGGAGCAAGGCGAGCGCGTTACTCTCCATCTTGGGCGTCCAGGATATCCTTCATCCCCTCTCTGACGGGTCGAACTATTGA